From a single Myxosarcina sp. GI1 genomic region:
- a CDS encoding heparin lyase I family protein, translating to MSNFLLVEAEDMSLTNYRVESGKNHASGNSLISLFGGDENEIGSASWEFSGVAGWYDLELGYFDETDGVSLLEVRVDDKTVATIKLDRQLRDTKDSTKTLVADPIIKGLALKPGQTISIVGAENVGEGARVDYLKLTSVDSLEDLKPEVNTPDNVKIVYPGSTIFQSNFNSGLDGWKLSSFDNPTSGIFANPDTNGQPGDSSVKFTLEDGDKREEINLSPVPYNSEITYHFSIFLPESYVADPASEIVAQWHALPDFSLGETWAGTGPVLSLLTEDGQWKVGQKWDSRQIIREKGQRGRLEAEGSASHNLGDYQTGVWTDWTFHVKWSYEADGLFEVWQNDNLVIRETGPNAYNDALGPYLKVGLYNKKWQNSELTKRELYYDDVKVLSVEEDSLLKGGTEDNLYVLNAQTASASRIQDNGGVDTLYFSDGLNVELATVDRQNNDLVLDIDRDNVFDLAEDLTISNFFSASQAGNGFIETVGNLNGNNILDVLASELV from the coding sequence ATGTCTAATTTTTTGTTAGTTGAAGCTGAAGATATGTCTCTGACTAATTATCGTGTCGAGTCTGGGAAGAATCATGCTTCGGGCAACAGCCTGATTAGTTTATTCGGTGGCGACGAAAACGAAATTGGTTCTGCAAGCTGGGAGTTTTCTGGTGTTGCTGGCTGGTACGACTTAGAACTAGGTTACTTTGATGAAACCGATGGCGTGTCTTTGCTAGAGGTGCGAGTAGACGATAAGACAGTTGCTACGATTAAACTCGATCGCCAGCTAAGAGATACTAAAGATAGTACCAAAACTTTAGTAGCCGACCCAATTATTAAAGGGTTAGCTCTCAAGCCAGGACAAACTATTTCGATTGTGGGTGCGGAAAATGTCGGTGAAGGTGCCAGAGTTGATTATCTCAAACTAACTAGCGTCGATAGTCTAGAAGATCTCAAACCTGAAGTAAACACACCAGATAATGTAAAAATTGTCTATCCAGGTTCGACCATATTCCAAAGCAATTTTAATTCGGGTTTGGATGGATGGAAACTATCGAGCTTTGACAATCCAACTTCGGGAATCTTTGCTAATCCCGACACAAACGGTCAGCCTGGCGATAGTTCTGTAAAATTCACTTTAGAAGATGGTGATAAACGGGAAGAAATCAATTTAAGTCCCGTTCCCTACAATTCCGAAATTACCTATCACTTTAGTATTTTCCTTCCTGAAAGCTACGTTGCAGATCCAGCTTCTGAAATTGTTGCTCAATGGCACGCTTTACCCGACTTTAGTTTGGGTGAAACTTGGGCGGGAACTGGACCCGTACTGTCTTTATTAACTGAAGATGGACAGTGGAAAGTCGGTCAAAAATGGGATTCAAGACAAATTATTAGAGAAAAAGGTCAACGAGGACGCTTAGAAGCAGAAGGTTCGGCAAGCCATAATCTAGGCGACTATCAAACTGGAGTTTGGACTGATTGGACATTCCATGTCAAATGGTCGTATGAAGCTGATGGTTTATTTGAGGTATGGCAAAACGACAATTTAGTTATTAGAGAAACTGGTCCTAATGCCTACAATGATGCACTCGGTCCTTATTTAAAGGTTGGTTTGTATAACAAAAAGTGGCAAAACAGCGAACTAACTAAACGAGAGCTTTACTATGACGATGTAAAAGTTCTTTCAGTTGAAGAAGATAGTTTGCTTAAAGGAGGAACAGAAGACAACCTCTACGTACTTAATGCACAGACGGCTTCAGCCAGTCGGATTCAGGACAATGGAGGTGTCGATACTCTATATTTTAGTGATGGTTTAAATGTAGAGCTAGCTACTGTCGATCGCCAAAATAACGACCTAGTACTGGATATAGATCGAGATAACGTGTTCGATCTTGCTGAAGATCTGACTATATCTAACTTCTTCTCTGCTTCACAAGCGGGCAATGGCTTTATTGAGACAGTTGGCAATCTCAATGGTAATAATATTCTTGATGTCTTGGCTTCTGAACTAGTTTGA
- a CDS encoding GDSL-type esterase/lipase family protein → MSSTVLLVEAEKMALTNYRIETGKAHASGGGNVSLLGGDENEIGSASWEFSGVAGWYDLELGYFDETDGVSSLEVRVDNKTVATVRLDRRLGDNKDSAKTFVADTVARGIALQPGQTITIVGAEHRGEGARVDYFKLTSVAEPTPTEPEPTTSVGNSAIVVEAENMTLTNYRIETGKTHASGGGNVSLLGGDENEIGSASWKFSGVAGWYDLELGYFDETDGVSSLEVRVDNKTVATVRLDRRLGDNKDSAKTFVADTVARGIALQPGQTVTIVGAEHRGEGARVDYLKLTSVAEPTTDGGGNNPDTSIDSETASYKDAQGGIIAKLDAGFVYTATNNTPLKVMPLGDSITYGVSGYIDWESGGYRAFLGNKLASDRFSFDFVGSQTDGATKSDLSDRDHEGHPGWKIADINRNVEQWLSSSVPDVVLMTIGTNDTFRRLVSSQTIIQEYSQLIDRITAHSPNTKLLVSSLPPIDPDVRPQSQIDKGNDISRAIPELVNSKKSQGKQIDFVDFGSLNLNDLTSSTDPSLDNGVHPNAKGYEKIAGIWHQAIYNKTGKKDILVNIKNVEGTAFADSFFGNEFGNKFLGQGGNDYLAGNNGNDTLIGGVGNDTLIGGSGKDYFVFENKQQGNDFIQDFTVGSDKIVISAKGFGGGLVENTNLTQAQFTIGTAALDASDRFIYNSANGNLYFDPDGIGQKTQVLFATLNPNLAMSNLDFAIVA, encoded by the coding sequence ATGTCATCTACTGTTCTTTTAGTTGAAGCCGAAAAAATGGCTTTGACAAACTATCGTATCGAAACTGGCAAGGCACATGCTTCTGGTGGTGGCAACGTAAGCTTGCTTGGCGGTGATGAAAACGAGATTGGTTCTGCTTCCTGGGAATTTTCTGGTGTTGCTGGCTGGTACGATTTGGAATTAGGTTATTTTGATGAAACCGATGGCGTATCTTCCTTAGAAGTGCGAGTTGACAATAAGACAGTTGCTACTGTTCGACTCGATCGCAGACTAGGAGATAACAAAGACAGTGCCAAAACTTTTGTTGCCGATACAGTTGCTAGAGGCATTGCCTTACAGCCAGGGCAAACTATTACTATTGTCGGTGCCGAACATCGCGGTGAAGGTGCTAGAGTCGATTATTTCAAACTTACTAGCGTCGCCGAACCAACTCCCACCGAACCCGAACCTACTACTAGTGTAGGCAATAGTGCGATCGTCGTCGAAGCCGAAAATATGACTCTGACTAATTATCGTATTGAAACTGGCAAAACTCATGCTTCGGGTGGTGGCAATGTGAGCTTACTTGGCGGTGATGAAAACGAGATTGGTTCTGCATCCTGGAAATTTTCTGGTGTTGCTGGCTGGTACGATTTGGAATTAGGTTATTTTGATGAAACCGATGGCGTATCTTCCTTAGAAGTGCGAGTTGACAATAAGACAGTTGCTACTGTTCGACTCGATCGCAGACTAGGAGATAACAAAGATAGTGCTAAAACTTTTGTTGCCGATACCGTTGCTAGAGGCATTGCCTTACAGCCAGGGCAAACTGTTACTATCGTCGGTGCCGAACATCGCGGTGAAGGTGCCAGAGTCGATTATCTCAAACTTACTAGCGTCGCCGAACCAACTACGGATGGCGGTGGAAATAATCCCGATACCAGTATAGATTCGGAAACGGCTAGCTATAAAGATGCTCAGGGTGGCATTATTGCCAAATTAGATGCAGGTTTTGTTTACACCGCCACTAACAATACGCCACTAAAAGTTATGCCTCTTGGTGACTCGATTACTTATGGTGTCAGTGGTTATATCGATTGGGAAAGCGGTGGCTATCGTGCCTTTTTAGGGAACAAATTAGCAAGCGATCGCTTTAGTTTTGATTTTGTCGGTTCACAAACTGATGGAGCGACTAAGAGTGATTTGAGCGATCGCGATCACGAAGGTCATCCAGGCTGGAAAATTGCCGACATTAATAGAAACGTCGAACAGTGGTTATCTAGCTCTGTACCAGATGTAGTTCTAATGACAATTGGCACCAACGACACTTTTAGAAGACTAGTTTCTAGCCAAACAATTATTCAAGAATATAGCCAACTAATCGATCGCATTACCGCTCATTCTCCGAATACTAAATTATTAGTTTCTTCTCTGCCACCTATAGATCCAGACGTACGCCCTCAAAGTCAGATTGATAAAGGTAATGATATTAGTCGGGCTATACCAGAACTGGTTAATTCTAAAAAATCTCAGGGAAAACAAATTGATTTTGTTGATTTTGGCAGTCTCAATCTCAATGATCTAACTTCCTCAACAGATCCAAGTCTAGATAATGGGGTACATCCCAATGCTAAAGGCTACGAAAAAATAGCGGGTATCTGGCACCAGGCAATTTATAATAAAACTGGTAAAAAAGATATCTTAGTAAACATTAAAAATGTAGAAGGAACGGCTTTTGCCGATAGTTTTTTTGGTAACGAATTTGGTAATAAATTTTTAGGGCAAGGAGGAAACGATTACTTAGCAGGGAATAACGGTAACGATACTCTTATTGGTGGTGTGGGTAACGATACTCTTATTGGCGGTTCGGGAAAAGATTACTTTGTTTTTGAAAACAAACAACAGGGGAATGATTTTATTCAGGATTTTACCGTCGGTAGCGACAAAATCGTTATTTCCGCTAAAGGTTTTGGGGGTGGATTAGTCGAAAATACTAATCTAACCCAAGCTCAATTTACTATCGGTACGGCAGCGCTCGATGCTAGCGATCGCTTTATCTATAACAGTGCTAATGGTAATCTTTACTTCGATCCAGATGGTATCGGACAAAAAACACAAGTTTTATTTGCTACCTTAAATCCAAATTTGGCAATGAGCAATCTAGATTTTGCGATCGTGGCATAA